The following proteins are co-located in the Gossypium hirsutum isolate 1008001.06 chromosome A02, Gossypium_hirsutum_v2.1, whole genome shotgun sequence genome:
- the LOC121212138 gene encoding uncharacterized protein, which translates to MSFTPPPPPVFAGENYNIWAVKMRTYLQAHDLWNVVLNDTEPPPLRANPTIAQIRQHNEDCAKKYKAMSCLQSGVSDVIFTRIMACDTPKQAWDKLKEEFQGSDKTRQQQLINMRRDFENLKMKDSETIKQYADRIMATVNNIRLLGEEFSDQRVVEKVITTLPEKYEAKISSLEDSRDLSTIPLTKLINALYAQEQRRANRQEDHYEGAFQARGRESSSANLNAKGKKPWTEKKKKEPVKRKFPPCVHCKKTTHLEKYCWYRPDIQCRACKQFGHIEKVCKSKSKTQPQFQNQAQAAEEVEHQKSMFFQHHALQARSRLTKFG; encoded by the coding sequence ATGAGTTTTACACCACCTCCTCCACCTGTCTTTGCTGGAGAAAATTACAACATCTGGGCAGTAAAAATGAGAACATATTTGCAGGCACATGACCTGTGGAATGTTGTTCTCAATGACACTGAGCCACCACCACTAAGAGCCAACCCGACCATAGCCCAGATCAGGCAGCACAATGAAGACTGTGCCAAGAAGTATAAGGCTATGTCGTGCCTTCAAAGTGGAGTTTCTGATGTTATTTTCACAAGAATAATGGCTTGTGACACTCCAAAGCAGGCCTGGGACAAACTCAAGGAGGAGTTTCAGGGGTCTGACAAGACCAGGCAACAGCAGCTGATCAACATGAGAAGAGATTTTGAAAATCTCAAAATGAAGGACTCAGAAACCATCAAGCAGTATGCTGACAGAATCATGGCTACTGTCAACAACATAAGGCTGCTTGGGGAAGAATTCAGTGACCAAAGAGTGGTTGAGAAGGTCATAACAACCTTGCCAGAGAAGTATGAGGCAAAAATTTCTTCTCTGGAAGACTCAAGGGACTTGTCAACAAtccctttgacaaagcttataaatGCTCTTTATGCTCAAGAGCAGAGAAGGGCAAATAGGCAGGAGGACCACTATGAAGGAGCTTTTCAGGCTAGAGGTAGAGAAAGCTCAAGTGCAAACTTAAATGCcaaaggcaagaagccttggactgagaagaagaagaaagaacctgTCAAAAGGAAGTTCCCACCTTGTGTCCATTGTAAGAAGACTACTCATCTTGAGAAATACTGCTGGTACAGACCAGACATTCAATGCAGAGCCTGCAAGCAATTTGGCCACATTGAAAAGGTCTGTAAGAGCAAGTCAAAAACACAACCACAATTTCAAAACCAAGCTCAAGCTGCAGAAGAGGTTGAACACCAGAAGAGCATGTTTTTTCAGCATCATgctttgcaagctcgatcaaGGTTAACAAAATTTGGCTGA